One stretch of Brevibacillus laterosporus DNA includes these proteins:
- a CDS encoding FAD-dependent oxidoreductase — translation MHKELETEVAIIGGGVGGVAAALGAARLGKKVVLTEETDWIGGQFTSQAVPPDEHRWIEQFGCTQTYRQFRNQVREYYRQHFPLTTEARLTYNLDPGNGSVSRLCADPRVYLSVMEEMLAPYVHSGLVTVLTRLKAISVETNGDTICSVTLSQLDNGIYFTVRAPYFLDATECGDLLPMANVEYVTGAESQSDTGEPHAIDGDAKPFDIQAATYVFAMDYVEGENHIIDKPADYDFWRNYKPDFWPACQLSFTAADPRTLQPIEYALFPGTDKFSLYTYRRVIDQLHFVPGTFSTDITLVNWPQNDYWLAPIYDLPPEEVTKHLYQAKQLSLSLLYWMQTEAPRPDGKEGYPGLRLRPDVMGTIDGLAKYPYIRESRRIKAAFTVLEQHVSAEWRGDEGAEPFLDTIGIGSYRIDLHPTTEGTTYVDVASLPFQIPLGALIPIRVQNLLPACKNIGTTHITNGCYRLHPVEWNIGESAGMLAAFCVEKGYHPREVWENTAKLKDYQQLLTQQGVELFWPKLTSV, via the coding sequence ATGCATAAGGAGTTAGAAACAGAGGTTGCCATCATCGGTGGCGGTGTGGGTGGAGTTGCAGCAGCATTAGGCGCAGCACGGCTTGGAAAGAAAGTCGTACTTACAGAAGAAACAGACTGGATTGGAGGTCAATTTACCAGTCAAGCTGTTCCACCCGATGAACATCGTTGGATTGAACAGTTCGGTTGTACTCAGACATATCGCCAATTTCGTAATCAAGTACGTGAATACTACCGTCAACATTTCCCACTAACGACAGAAGCACGATTAACATACAATCTAGATCCTGGTAACGGCAGTGTTAGTAGGCTATGTGCTGATCCACGTGTCTATTTATCCGTCATGGAAGAAATGTTGGCACCCTACGTACATAGCGGACTCGTCACGGTTTTAACCCGTTTAAAAGCGATTTCTGTTGAAACAAACGGAGATACCATCTGCTCCGTCACGCTTTCTCAGCTCGACAACGGTATCTATTTTACAGTGCGGGCCCCCTATTTCCTAGATGCTACAGAATGTGGAGATCTATTGCCAATGGCTAATGTCGAGTATGTCACTGGTGCGGAATCGCAATCCGATACAGGTGAGCCTCATGCGATAGACGGGGATGCAAAACCTTTTGACATTCAAGCCGCAACCTATGTATTTGCTATGGACTATGTGGAAGGGGAAAACCACATCATTGATAAACCAGCAGACTACGATTTTTGGCGAAATTACAAACCTGATTTTTGGCCAGCTTGCCAGCTAAGTTTTACAGCAGCAGACCCTAGAACATTACAGCCGATAGAATATGCCCTCTTTCCTGGTACTGATAAATTTTCCTTATATACGTATCGACGAGTTATTGATCAATTACATTTTGTTCCTGGAACCTTTTCGACAGATATTACCTTGGTAAACTGGCCACAAAACGATTATTGGCTTGCTCCCATTTATGATCTTCCACCTGAAGAGGTCACAAAGCATTTGTATCAGGCGAAACAATTAAGCTTGTCGCTATTGTACTGGATGCAGACAGAGGCACCTCGACCAGATGGTAAGGAGGGGTATCCAGGGTTACGATTACGACCAGATGTGATGGGAACCATAGACGGATTAGCTAAATATCCATACATTCGAGAATCTCGCCGTATTAAAGCAGCATTCACTGTTCTAGAACAGCATGTGAGCGCGGAATGGAGAGGTGATGAGGGTGCCGAACCTTTCCTTGATACGATTGGTATTGGAAGTTATCGCATTGATCTACATCCAACCACGGAAGGTACTACGTACGTTGATGTAGCATCCTTGCCATTCCAAATTCCATTAGGCGCCCTCATTCCAATACGTGTCCAAAATCTTTTGCCTGCTTGTAAAAATATTGGAACGACCCACATAACAAACGGTTGTTATCGGTTACATCCCGTAGAATGGAATATTGGTGAATCAGCAGGGATGTTAGCTGCTTTTTGCGTCGAAAAAGGATATCACCCTAGAGAAGTGTGGGAAAATACAGCTAAGCTTAAAGATTATCAACAATTATTAACCCAGCAAGGTGTAGAATTGTTCTGGCCTAAACTGACATCCGTATAA
- a CDS encoding M20/M25/M40 family metallo-hydrolase → MLNSRQKVLQVTDELVRVASVVNTSGEINVARYIYQLLQKWTYFQKHPEDVILSQTERDEIERYNVLACVRGTKEPSNRTVILMGHIDTVGVEDFAHLKEMACDPEALMNALQQEQLPELVKEHLDSREWHFGRGVLDMKSGVASHLFLLEHYANHPEELAGNLVLLAECDEEDSSHGVLSALQDLKKWREIHGFEYVALINSDFVAPRYAGDPNRYIYKGTIGKLLPSFFITGAETHVGSAFEGLDPNYLAAELTKQISYNPVLCDEALGELPAPPVSLKQMDLKSSYTVQTALAAYVYFNFFIQSWSPKQVLDKLSEQAEMAFQQALDMLQNRYNTYRERLGEEAQALPWKTRVMTYEQMKQQLDREYGEILEAHMILFKQQLLQDKSLDTRMFACRVVEEEWRWMSDKSPAIILFYSSLYSPRVEVTGKTWDEIRLLQALDEAIQSTQPEYDYPIVTRNFFPYICDMSCVAMSDDESGIQAVRENNPSWGSKHVVCYQDIRDLNVPAINIGPYGYDAHNKYERMEVTYSTEVVPTITNEVIKRLLS, encoded by the coding sequence ATGTTAAATAGTCGACAGAAAGTGTTGCAAGTAACAGATGAATTGGTCAGGGTGGCAAGTGTCGTAAATACCTCCGGAGAAATCAATGTTGCCCGCTATATTTATCAGCTATTACAAAAATGGACGTATTTTCAAAAGCATCCTGAAGATGTCATCCTGTCACAAACAGAGCGAGATGAGATAGAGCGCTATAATGTGCTGGCATGTGTAAGGGGAACGAAGGAACCTAGTAATCGTACAGTCATCCTAATGGGACATATTGATACGGTGGGGGTGGAAGACTTTGCTCATTTAAAGGAGATGGCTTGCGATCCCGAAGCGCTTATGAATGCTTTACAGCAGGAGCAGTTACCTGAATTGGTAAAAGAGCACTTGGATTCACGTGAATGGCATTTTGGACGTGGTGTGCTAGATATGAAAAGTGGAGTTGCTAGTCATCTGTTCTTACTGGAGCATTACGCCAACCATCCAGAAGAATTGGCCGGAAATCTGGTACTATTGGCAGAATGCGATGAGGAGGATAGCTCCCATGGGGTTCTGTCCGCTCTGCAGGATTTAAAAAAATGGAGAGAGATCCATGGATTTGAATATGTAGCACTTATTAATTCAGATTTCGTAGCCCCTAGATATGCGGGTGACCCTAATCGATACATTTACAAAGGAACAATTGGAAAGCTGTTACCCTCGTTCTTCATCACGGGAGCAGAAACACATGTAGGCTCTGCTTTTGAAGGACTTGACCCCAATTATTTGGCTGCTGAATTAACCAAGCAGATTAGTTATAATCCTGTTTTGTGTGATGAGGCATTAGGGGAATTGCCTGCGCCTCCAGTCTCATTAAAGCAAATGGATTTAAAGTCTTCGTACACTGTGCAAACAGCATTAGCTGCCTATGTTTACTTTAATTTTTTTATCCAATCTTGGTCTCCTAAGCAAGTATTAGACAAATTAAGTGAGCAGGCAGAAATGGCTTTTCAACAAGCGTTAGATATGTTACAAAACCGATATAATACGTATCGTGAACGCTTGGGAGAAGAGGCTCAAGCATTGCCGTGGAAAACACGTGTGATGACCTATGAGCAAATGAAACAGCAATTAGATCGGGAGTACGGTGAAATACTAGAAGCCCATATGATTTTGTTTAAACAACAGCTTTTACAAGATAAGAGCCTTGATACCAGAATGTTTGCCTGTCGAGTTGTGGAAGAAGAGTGGAGGTGGATGAGTGATAAAAGTCCAGCCATTATTCTATTCTACTCCTCGCTATACTCTCCACGTGTTGAAGTTACTGGAAAGACATGGGATGAAATCCGTTTGTTACAAGCGTTGGACGAGGCGATCCAAAGTACTCAGCCCGAATATGACTATCCGATTGTAACCCGTAATTTTTTCCCATACATCTGCGACATGAGCTGTGTGGCCATGAGTGATGATGAGAGTGGAATACAAGCTGTACGTGAGAATAATCCGAGTTGGGGCAGTAAGCATGTTGTCTGTTATCAGGATATACGCGACCTAAATGTTCCAGCTATAAATATAGGGCCGTATGGGTATGATGCCCATAACAAATATGAACGAATGGAAGTGACATATTCCACTGAGGTGGTGCCCACGATTACAAATGAAGTGATTAAGCGGTTATTAAGCTAG
- a CDS encoding amino acid ABC transporter permease: MSFFFNILSIFETHGIAFLKATWTTISLTLVSLIIASLIGLVFAFFRVSHNRFLRKIADIYIFLVRGMPLIVQIMFLYYGISSIFVLSDFAAGSIALAIHTGAYIAEIFRGAIQSIDRGQTEAARSLGMTYKKSMWHIILPQAFRRAIPPLGNQCIITLKDSSLVAYIAVSELFNNALSAQAENYLPFETYFVVGMYYLVLVLLVTLFLHYVEKRMDTGRTAKTSGSGHTIAS, from the coding sequence ATGAGCTTCTTTTTTAATATCCTATCCATTTTTGAAACACACGGAATAGCCTTTCTTAAAGCAACATGGACAACGATCAGTCTTACCCTGGTTTCACTCATAATTGCGTCCCTGATTGGTCTGGTGTTTGCTTTCTTCAGGGTTTCACATAACCGATTTTTACGAAAAATAGCTGATATCTATATCTTTTTAGTACGGGGCATGCCACTAATTGTTCAAATCATGTTCTTGTATTATGGAATTTCTAGTATCTTTGTGTTAAGTGATTTTGCCGCTGGTTCTATAGCTTTGGCTATCCATACAGGAGCGTATATTGCCGAAATTTTTCGGGGAGCGATTCAGTCCATCGACCGTGGACAAACAGAAGCTGCTCGTTCTCTTGGCATGACCTATAAAAAATCTATGTGGCATATTATTTTGCCTCAAGCATTTCGACGTGCGATCCCTCCCCTTGGGAATCAATGTATTATTACATTAAAGGATTCTTCATTGGTTGCTTATATTGCTGTTTCCGAGTTATTTAACAATGCGCTGTCCGCGCAGGCTGAAAATTATTTACCATTTGAAACCTATTTTGTAGTTGGCATGTACTATCTTGTGCTTGTATTGTTGGTTACGCTTTTTTTACATTACGTAGAAAAGCGAATGGATACAGGACGTACAGCCAAAACATCGGGATCGGGGCATACAATAGCCTCTTAA
- a CDS encoding ABC transporter substrate-binding protein, translating into MVGGCGQSDQSSNKESSQPTESSTKATLKLTKEGAFTFAMSGLFKPLNYKDKGELTGFDVEIGKEIASRIGLQPNPVSNPWETIIQGMKGKKYDAIIGSMTATEERSKQVDFTEPYYLSGAQIFVAETNESIKSAADLKDKVIGVVQASTYKTVAEVYTDKVRGYPSDVYALQDVTSGRVDAVITDKIVGVSAIQVEGLKLKLIDEILLKEKIAIAVNKDNSELTKQINEALAAMVKDGTYATISKKWFGVDLMEKK; encoded by the coding sequence ATGGTAGGTGGGTGCGGACAATCGGATCAATCTTCTAACAAAGAAAGCTCACAACCAACCGAATCCTCAACGAAAGCTACCCTAAAGCTTACAAAAGAGGGAGCATTTACTTTTGCGATGAGTGGCTTATTCAAGCCGCTCAATTATAAAGACAAGGGAGAACTGACCGGCTTTGATGTGGAGATCGGCAAAGAGATTGCCAGCAGAATAGGGCTACAACCAAATCCAGTGAGCAATCCGTGGGAGACTATTATACAAGGAATGAAAGGCAAAAAGTATGATGCCATTATCGGCAGTATGACAGCTACCGAAGAACGTAGTAAGCAGGTGGATTTTACTGAGCCCTACTATTTATCGGGAGCCCAGATTTTCGTAGCAGAGACTAATGAATCTATAAAATCCGCAGCTGATTTGAAAGATAAAGTCATTGGAGTGGTTCAAGCCAGTACGTACAAGACAGTTGCGGAAGTCTACACAGATAAAGTAAGGGGCTATCCGAGTGATGTTTACGCTTTGCAGGATGTAACCTCTGGTCGAGTGGATGCTGTTATTACCGATAAGATTGTCGGTGTATCAGCAATCCAAGTGGAAGGTCTGAAGCTAAAGCTGATCGACGAGATTTTGCTAAAGGAGAAAATTGCAATTGCAGTAAATAAGGATAATTCCGAGTTAACCAAGCAAATCAATGAAGCTCTAGCTGCGATGGTGAAAGATGGAACATACGCCACGATCAGTAAGAAGTGGTTTGGTGTTGATCTAATGGAGAAAAAGTAA
- a CDS encoding VOC family protein yields MTQRYVHHICIQTNTYKESLQFYQEALGFELVQETPNFHQRDFNTWLKLNSFYIELQTGKAGEILDASSQNTLGLVHFCLWVENLDEEFQRVKKLGYRFKMKDGKEIYTVENGRLLKLLAPEGTVIELRDNRGV; encoded by the coding sequence ATGACTCAAAGGTATGTTCATCATATTTGTATACAAACGAATACGTATAAGGAGTCGTTACAGTTTTATCAAGAAGCTCTAGGGTTTGAACTAGTCCAAGAAACACCTAATTTTCATCAACGCGATTTTAATACCTGGTTAAAGCTGAATTCTTTTTATATCGAACTCCAAACAGGGAAAGCAGGAGAAATACTTGATGCTTCTAGTCAAAATACCCTAGGACTTGTTCATTTCTGTTTATGGGTGGAAAACTTGGATGAAGAATTTCAAAGAGTGAAGAAATTAGGTTATCGCTTTAAAATGAAGGATGGAAAAGAAATCTATACAGTCGAAAATGGGCGGTTGCTAAAATTGCTAGCTCCTGAAGGAACTGTTATCGAACTTAGAGATAATCGAGGCGTCTAA
- the def gene encoding peptide deformylase, whose amino-acid sequence MAELMIRQLGDPVLRKVCKPITQITDREQKLLQNLTDTLYADAGRAGLAAPQVGFLKRMAVLDCGDGLVELINPEIISQSGETLEYEACLSLPGMYGAVKRAESIVIKTLNRQGEEVHIEASGHKARCIQHEMDHLDGILYIDHVKNGHLFQEPTKKPLDVYQIIQLSKQNAL is encoded by the coding sequence ATGGCTGAATTGATGATTCGACAACTTGGTGATCCTGTGCTACGCAAAGTATGCAAACCTATTACCCAAATCACAGATCGCGAACAAAAATTGTTACAAAATTTGACTGACACTCTATATGCCGATGCTGGTCGAGCAGGTTTGGCAGCGCCACAGGTAGGCTTTTTAAAACGGATGGCCGTTCTTGATTGTGGTGATGGATTAGTAGAATTAATCAATCCAGAGATTATCTCTCAATCAGGGGAAACTCTTGAGTATGAGGCTTGTCTCTCCTTACCAGGTATGTACGGAGCTGTGAAACGAGCTGAGTCCATCGTGATAAAGACATTAAATCGTCAAGGGGAAGAAGTACATATTGAAGCTTCCGGGCATAAAGCACGCTGTATTCAGCATGAAATGGATCACTTGGATGGAATATTGTACATTGATCATGTGAAAAATGGGCATCTTTTTCAAGAACCAACGAAAAAGCCATTAGATGTGTATCAAATCATTCAACTCTCAAAACAAAATGCTTTGTAA
- a CDS encoding DUF2905 domain-containing protein — MGKTLVIIGVILIVVGLLWQVGGRFFHFGRLPGDIVVEKENFRFYFPVVTCIIISVVLSLIMYVIRFFK, encoded by the coding sequence ATGGGAAAAACCTTAGTCATTATAGGCGTCATCTTGATTGTAGTAGGTTTACTCTGGCAAGTAGGTGGTCGTTTCTTTCATTTTGGGCGTTTACCAGGTGACATTGTAGTGGAAAAGGAAAACTTTCGTTTTTATTTTCCGGTGGTTACCTGTATTATTATTAGCGTGGTGCTATCTCTAATCATGTATGTTATACGTTTCTTCAAATAA
- a CDS encoding pyridoxamine 5'-phosphate oxidase family protein: MKPFRKAILTEEELRNLTGTPGPLASNKVIPFLDIHCRSFLAKSPFLLLSTSSNKGLCDASPRGDHPGFVHVLDEHHLLIPERPGNRRVDSLRNIIANPYVGLLFMIPGLEETLRINGKAWVIQDQELLEPMQVQGRIPQLGIAVEVEECFIHCAKSFKRSGLWEPTTWLPKDSLPKPAVMLAEHAKLPNVSAEDVADLLHDSYTKRMY; the protein is encoded by the coding sequence ATGAAGCCATTCCGAAAAGCGATCCTAACAGAGGAAGAACTGCGTAACCTTACTGGTACACCAGGCCCATTAGCTAGTAACAAGGTCATCCCCTTCCTAGATATTCATTGTCGTTCCTTTTTAGCAAAATCTCCTTTTTTACTCCTATCTACAAGCAGCAACAAAGGGCTCTGCGATGCTTCTCCGCGTGGAGATCATCCTGGATTCGTTCATGTATTGGATGAGCACCATCTTCTCATACCAGAACGTCCAGGTAATCGTCGAGTAGACTCTCTACGAAATATTATTGCCAATCCTTATGTAGGCTTGCTCTTCATGATTCCAGGTCTTGAAGAAACATTACGTATCAACGGAAAAGCATGGGTTATTCAAGATCAAGAACTTCTCGAACCAATGCAAGTACAAGGGCGAATCCCTCAACTTGGAATTGCAGTAGAAGTGGAAGAATGCTTTATTCATTGCGCTAAATCGTTTAAACGTTCCGGCCTCTGGGAACCAACTACTTGGTTGCCAAAGGATAGCCTTCCTAAGCCAGCGGTAATGTTAGCCGAGCACGCCAAGTTACCCAATGTGTCCGCAGAAGATGTCGCAGACTTATTACATGACAGCTACACCAAACGGATGTATTAA
- the ytvI gene encoding sporulation integral membrane protein YtvI, which yields MNFKNKKKMIKWVTILLIVLLLIVIIPVSIPLLLALLTAIMLDPLVRILKERFKMSRNFSVLIVFFIFVLVMAVSGYFIVTKATTQLLYVIEHIPYYVSVFSRLWQEMLDKIYAFSVDLPNELVEEGTKQISALLETFKTGLLTYLNIDTIKQVFTKIPAFLVNFLVYLIALFFIMADLERLKAAFYAKLTEQTEQKVKFIFNKIASFFTGFFKAQILVSLVIFAVTLIGLLLINPKIALVMSLIIWIIDLIPIIGSIVIMAPWSIFYYVSGDPVMGTKLLLLGVVLLIIRRTVEPKVMGKHMGLSPVATLASLFIGIQIFGGVGLLLGPLLVIIYKAMRESGMIKLDVKL from the coding sequence ATGAACTTCAAAAATAAAAAGAAAATGATTAAATGGGTGACCATCTTACTTATTGTTCTCTTACTTATTGTCATTATTCCGGTGTCCATTCCATTGCTACTTGCTTTACTGACGGCAATCATGTTGGATCCTCTGGTGCGTATTCTGAAAGAGCGCTTTAAGATGAGTCGTAATTTTTCAGTGTTGATTGTATTTTTTATTTTTGTTCTAGTTATGGCTGTAAGTGGATATTTTATTGTAACAAAAGCGACCACACAACTACTTTATGTAATAGAACATATTCCGTATTATGTAAGTGTATTTTCTAGACTATGGCAAGAGATGTTGGACAAAATCTACGCTTTTTCAGTTGATTTACCCAATGAGTTAGTTGAAGAGGGCACCAAGCAGATTAGTGCGTTGCTAGAAACATTTAAAACAGGACTGTTAACCTATTTAAATATAGATACGATTAAGCAAGTGTTTACAAAAATACCTGCGTTCCTAGTTAATTTCCTTGTTTACTTGATTGCTTTATTCTTCATCATGGCTGATTTAGAAAGGCTTAAAGCTGCGTTTTATGCAAAATTAACTGAACAAACCGAGCAAAAGGTCAAATTTATTTTCAACAAAATAGCCTCTTTTTTTACAGGGTTTTTTAAAGCGCAAATTTTGGTCAGCTTAGTTATTTTTGCTGTTACATTAATTGGCTTGTTACTTATTAACCCAAAAATTGCGCTGGTTATGTCTTTAATCATTTGGATTATTGACCTAATACCGATTATAGGTTCCATTGTCATTATGGCGCCATGGTCGATTTTCTATTATGTTTCAGGAGATCCCGTCATGGGAACCAAGCTGTTACTTTTAGGGGTAGTTCTCCTAATTATCCGACGAACAGTCGAGCCTAAGGTTATGGGGAAACATATGGGCTTGTCTCCTGTAGCTACCTTAGCCTCGCTATTTATCGGTATTCAGATATTTGGTGGAGTGGGTTTACTTTTAGGTCCTTTACTAGTGATCATTTATAAGGCAATGAGAGAGTCTGGCATGATTAAACTGGATGTTAAGCTTTAA
- a CDS encoding antibiotic biosynthesis monooxygenase: MFIETKTIVVKEGTSDIVVKHFTGEGDIEKIEGFIDLSVLVKRTRKGHDEEVIVLIRWESEEAWKRWETSEAHLEGHRQSRGKPKPDHIVSSTHGVYDVKSSKSAFIQS; this comes from the coding sequence ATGTTTATCGAAACAAAAACGATTGTTGTAAAAGAAGGTACTTCAGACATAGTCGTAAAGCATTTTACTGGCGAAGGCGATATTGAAAAAATTGAGGGTTTTATCGATTTGAGCGTTTTAGTGAAAAGAACACGAAAAGGTCATGATGAAGAAGTCATTGTGTTAATTCGCTGGGAATCAGAAGAAGCCTGGAAGAGATGGGAAACAAGTGAAGCACATTTGGAGGGTCACCGTCAAAGCCGTGGCAAGCCAAAACCAGACCACATCGTTAGTTCAACTCATGGCGTTTATGATGTGAAATCTAGTAAATCAGCTTTTATACAGTCATAA
- a CDS encoding ABC transporter ATP-binding protein, with translation MLENVKETSRQTEQTVRDVLARLLFKQDAIYKTVRVLSGGEKVKVALAKIMVSDIDMMILDEPTTYLDTPTIQALEVLLTSYIQEQERHYQALLEQRTRLKKLIGK, from the coding sequence ATTCTAGAAAATGTGAAGGAAACTTCTAGACAAACGGAGCAAACAGTACGAGATGTGCTGGCTCGGCTACTTTTCAAACAAGATGCCATTTACAAGACGGTACGAGTGTTAAGCGGTGGGGAAAAGGTAAAGGTAGCTTTAGCAAAAATCATGGTAAGCGACATTGATATGATGATTTTAGATGAACCAACAACCTATCTAGATACCCCCACCATTCAAGCACTCGAAGTTCTTCTCACTTCTTATATTCAGGAACAGGAGCGTCACTATCAAGCTTTACTAGAGCAACGGACTAGGCTAAAAAAATTGATAGGCAAATGA
- a CDS encoding glycine--tRNA ligase, giving the protein MSVTMDKIVALAKHRGFVFPGSEIYGGLANTWDYGPLGIELKNNIKKAWWKKFIQESPYNVGIDAAILMNPKTWVASGHVGNFNDPMIDCKKCKARHRADKLIEDKLAENNIELVVDGLPFEKMQELISEHSIVCPDCGSQDFTDIRQFNLMFKTFQGVTESSTNEIFLRPETAQGIFVNFKNVQRTMRKKMPFGIGQIGKSFRNEITPGNFTFRTREFEQMELEFFCQPGEDMKWFEFWRNYCFQWLLTLGVKEQNVRLRDHNDDELSHYSKGTSDIEYKFPFGWGELWGIANRTDFDLKQHMEHSGEDFSYLDPETNERYVPYCIEPSLGADRVTLSFLIDAYEEQELEGGDSRTVLRFHPALAPYKAAIFPLSKKLSEPAMKVFADLSKHFVVDYDESGSIGKRYRRHDEIGTPLCITYDFESEQDGMVTVRDRDTMEQTRVAIADLKAFVENKISF; this is encoded by the coding sequence ATGAGTGTAACCATGGACAAAATCGTCGCTCTTGCCAAACACAGAGGATTTGTATTCCCAGGATCCGAAATTTATGGGGGTCTTGCTAATACGTGGGATTACGGTCCGCTTGGTATTGAGCTAAAGAACAACATTAAAAAGGCTTGGTGGAAAAAATTCATTCAAGAGTCCCCGTACAATGTTGGTATTGACGCGGCGATCTTGATGAATCCAAAAACATGGGTTGCATCTGGTCATGTTGGTAACTTTAACGACCCTATGATCGATTGTAAAAAATGTAAGGCACGTCATCGCGCTGACAAACTGATTGAAGATAAACTTGCAGAAAACAACATTGAGTTAGTTGTAGATGGCCTACCCTTTGAAAAAATGCAGGAACTTATTTCGGAACATAGCATTGTTTGCCCAGATTGTGGTAGTCAAGATTTTACGGACATTCGTCAGTTCAACTTGATGTTTAAAACGTTCCAAGGTGTAACAGAATCTAGTACGAATGAAATCTTCCTGCGTCCAGAAACGGCACAGGGTATCTTTGTAAACTTTAAAAATGTACAACGCACTATGCGTAAGAAAATGCCATTTGGTATCGGACAGATCGGTAAAAGCTTCCGTAATGAAATCACACCAGGTAACTTTACGTTCCGTACACGTGAATTTGAACAAATGGAGCTTGAATTCTTCTGCCAACCAGGCGAGGACATGAAATGGTTTGAGTTCTGGCGTAACTATTGTTTCCAATGGTTGTTGACGTTGGGAGTAAAAGAACAGAATGTTCGTCTTCGTGATCATAACGACGATGAATTGTCCCATTATAGCAAAGGCACTAGCGATATTGAATACAAATTCCCGTTTGGTTGGGGCGAGCTATGGGGAATTGCAAACCGTACGGACTTCGATCTCAAGCAACATATGGAGCATTCTGGAGAGGACTTCTCTTACCTTGACCCTGAAACAAACGAACGCTATGTACCTTATTGCATCGAGCCATCTCTTGGTGCAGACCGTGTAACGTTGTCATTCCTAATTGATGCGTATGAGGAGCAAGAACTGGAAGGTGGAGACAGTCGTACCGTTCTACGTTTCCATCCAGCATTAGCACCTTACAAGGCTGCCATTTTCCCTTTGTCCAAAAAATTGTCTGAACCTGCTATGAAAGTTTTTGCTGACTTATCCAAGCATTTTGTAGTAGATTATGATGAATCTGGTTCCATTGGTAAACGTTATCGCCGTCATGATGAGATTGGTACACCGCTTTGCATTACGTATGACTTTGAGTCCGAGCAAGATGGTATGGTAACTGTACGTGACCGTGATACGATGGAACAAACACGCGTAGCAATTGCAGATTTGAAAGCCTTTGTTGAAAATAAGATTTCTTTTTAA